A region of the Sphingobium yanoikuyae genome:
AGCAAGGTGCCGGTGATGTAGGACGCCTCGTCGCTGGCGAGGAACAAGGCGGCATTGGCGATCTCGCTGGCGAGGCCCCATCGGTCCATCGGGATGCCGGGCACGCGGAAGATGCCGGGCGGCGGTTCGGGATGATCCTTGGCCATCGGCACCAGCCCGGTCCAGATCGATCCGGGCAGCACGGCGTTCACGCGGATATTGTGCGCGGCATAATCGAGCGCGGCGCATTTGGTCATCTGGCTGACCCCGCCCTTGGCGGCGGCATAGACGCTATGGCCCTTCCACCCGACCATGCCGGTGGCCGATCCGATATTGACGATCGCGCCGCCGCCGCTTTCCAGCATAGCGATCACGCCATATTTCATGCCCAGGAATACGCCCTTCAGATTGACGGCATGGACCCGGTCCCAATTGTCGCTGCTCTGTTCGTGCAGCGGCATGATGCCGCCGCCGAAACCGGCATTGTTGACGAGGATGTCGACCCGGCCAAAAGCCTCGCAGGCAGTGGCGATCATCGCCTGCATATCCACTTCCTCTGCCACGTCGACATGCAGGCCGATCGCGCCGTTGCCGATCGCGGCGGCGACTTCATCCTGCGCGCCACTGATGTCGGCGCAGAGCACCCGCGCGCCTTCCTGCGCGAAGCGCTCGGCCATCGCCTTGCCCATGCCCGACCCCGCGCCGGTGATGACCGCGCTCTTGCCCGCCAGCCTCATGGCATCGGCTCCGTGTCGATGGTCGGCTGGATCAGGATGCGGCTCACATTGGCGCGGCGCGGCAGGCTGACGGCGAGCAATATGCCCGCGACGATATCGTCGGGTGCCATCGCCCCGTCCTTGTGGGTGTGCTGCTGGATCATGTCGCGCCATTGCGGGTCGGAAATGGAGCTGGCGATCTCGGTCGCGGTGGCGCCCGGTTCGATGATCGACACGCGGATGCCGGCCTGGCCCCCCTCCTGTCGCAGGCTTTCGGTAAAGCCGGTCAGGCCGAACTTGCTGGTCGAATAGGCGGCGAAGCGCCAGCCCGAGCGGCGTCCGGCGGTCGAGGAGATATTGACGATGTCGC
Encoded here:
- a CDS encoding SDR family NAD(P)-dependent oxidoreductase, with the translated sequence MRLAGKSAVITGAGSGMGKAMAERFAQEGARVLCADISGAQDEVAAAIGNGAIGLHVDVAEEVDMQAMIATACEAFGRVDILVNNAGFGGGIMPLHEQSSDNWDRVHAVNLKGVFLGMKYGVIAMLESGGGAIVNIGSATGMVGWKGHSVYAAAKGGVSQMTKCAALDYAAHNIRVNAVLPGSIWTGLVPMAKDHPEPPPGIFRVPGIPMDRWGLASEIANAALFLASDEASYITGTLLPVDGGYCIGFSGMAAEQD